The genomic interval CtttatataaacaaacaaatgcgtGATCTTTCATGGGTAATGTTATTACCAACAGACATTTGACTACGAATTGGGATGGACATAAGTATACTGTATTGCTATGGTAAAATGTTTCCCCAGGTCATACAAATGAAACGGGGCAAAACTCATGGAAATCACTTGCCCTGCATGAGCTAGCCTCAGATTAAAACGTATATAGAATGTAACTAGAGAAATGTTGCTATATGAAGCTACGCGAGTCGGCACTGCGGTCCTAGAAACTGACCCAGGAAAACCCATAACAGTAAAAGAAAATTGACTCGTGGCCATAGCTCCTGGCAGAGAATGTCGGGCTGGGGATTAAAGTAACAAAATAGACGTCATTTCCTGCTTCCATTATTAAAGATGGCGGTGTCCAAGAAAAAGCATGCTAGCCAGCCGTGTGTTATTCCAGGAGGATTTACTGGTAAATATCAAGCTTTATACaatgttattatattatataatattatgAGAATGGCCATGTTATAATAAATTGAGATGTGCGTCGGTTTTTACAGAGATTACCGATATAATGGTGGTGAATAACACCAATATGAATAACGATTAGAGAATGAGAGGTTTGGCCGTTGGGAATGGGCCATTTGTTTCTCCGAGCACACCACTtaaatgttattgttttgtCCCCCAGTGCTGGATTTAAAATTTACTAAGAATAGTCCAGCGGCACACCAGCTGTTCGTGAAAGAACATAAGGTCCGGTTAGAAAAAACGGCGAGCAGACCCTTGGACAGGACACTGTTTGTGCTCAACATTCCACCTTACTGCACAGAGGTAGATTTCGTTTTAGATTGCTGTTAATGAAATTCAAATGTTCATAGAGCTTTTTTGTGATATCTCACTACATATTTTTCACTGTTACTCACAGTTGTCATTTTATCACTGTTGTGTTAATCTTATTCCAAATGTGTGCTATCTTTCATATGTGTGAAAGCTACTGGATGCCCAAATTCCCCTTAGGATGAATAAAgtctctctatttttctctctagGATGTCATAAGTCGGCTTTTCTCCCAGTTTGGGCCGATTCAGTCTGTAGAGTTGAAAGATAAACCAGGCAACCCTGAACCCACAGAGCAAAAACTTTCAAAATATTTCACCCTGACACAAAAACAGGTATAATGCTGTTATATCTGTTATAATGTATTCATCAAGGGATTTGTCTTTTGACATGTATTGGTCTCCCGTTTAAAATACCTCTTATTTGTTCCACAGGGATTTTCAGTGGGGTACATAGTTTACTCAAAACCATCAGGTGTATCAGCTGCCAAAGCCCACCCTCAAAATGTGCCTTTAATTGTCTCCACTGAGAATCATCCAGTaaaaacaggtctacagagtgagtgacatttgtggCTTATATGGTTAAGCTTGGttgtattccttttttttttatttgtcctTAACAGTTCTGTTGTTTATCATACTATGTTGCCTCTAGGAGGatgtagtctttttttttttttttttttttttttaacgtctCTTGTCAACTTGGGCAAAGTATTGAGATCCCTTGTCAACTTAAGACTTGACTGAGACACCCTTCATTCCTTTTGTATGTTCCACAGAATGGATACATCAATACAGCCAGTCATTTGTGCAGCCAGACACACTTCAACAGGCAGTTGATTCCTTTATGAATGACTATGACCGGAGGAAAGAGGAGGTAGTATCAAATTGCTATCCAAtttacagaaagaaagaaagttatCAAACTGATTTTGTTGCTAACGCTCGACCGCATCGCATGCAGTTAGGACACATAGTCCAAGCATATTATATAATTACTAAGAGGACGCAGGTACAGACAACAACAAGGCGGCACAGACAACAGCAAGGCAGCACAAAGCTGGCCTCTTGTTTCTTTTCACAAGTCAGACCGAAAGATTTCATTATTATGTGTCttctaatgttaacgttaggctGAATATCTTTTCATCCAAGCTATTGGTAACTAACAATGTAGAAATCAGGCAACTTTGGATTACGTGGCTCATTTTTCATGATCTGCTAAGCTATTATCTGTCGAACTGTTCTTGCATGTGGCAAACATATACCGTGCAGTTGACGGGCTGCTGTTCACTTGTCATTTTGTCACTACACCCTAGAGCAGTAGAAATGGCACGTAGCAAATGCAGAAAATGAAACATGAGTCTACTTCTTGGCTgggtgtgttttatttttgtccTCACTATATTGTTTTACCTCaggaagcagagagaaagaagaaggagGCAGAACaacaggaggaggatgaggagggatGGGTTAAAGTAACCAAAGGTGCAAAGGGTGCTAGGGCCCGACCTCACAGTGAGGTAGCTGACAAGAGGGCGCTGGAGAAGGAAGGCAAGAAGACGAAACGAAAGGAGCTGTTAAACTTCTACAGTTGGCAGCACAGACAGTCTCAGAGAGACCGTAAGTAAGGGGGTCTTGAAGACTTGGAATGGTTGTATAAGAACACATGAACAAGTtgtaaaaaaaatggtcctgtCTGGACCATTTCTATGAAAGACATTTTACAAAGATTTAGAATGGACCTCACCAAATGATCAGAGCACTCTTAATCTGACATTTAAGTGACCAGGTATACTCTTTCATTGCAGATATTGCTGAGCTTCGAAAGAAGTTTGAAGAGGACAAGCAAAAGATTGCTTTGCTGAGAGCCCAAAGAAAATTCAGGCCATACTGACTCTTATATTCATTCTTAATACATTGTTTTCAAGATTTCATTAtatttggtttattttttaaagttgTTAGGCaaacacttttatatttttttctctccattaCTTATTTAAGAATTTTTCAGACAATGACACCAATGGTCTTCAATACTACTTGTAAAGTCTTGTTTGTATAGCATATCTTTATCAtgaaaaaaatctgtcaatgcTATGTTCTGGAATGTGCTCATCTGTGTATATAATTATACATTATTAACATGGGTTATTACTTTCAATACAGATGACAACATGAAGCTATCTTTGAGTGCTTTATTTGATTATGCTCAGTGAGTTGCTGTTATTGAATCATAGGTGCTTGCTTACAGATGCTACCATCTCACCTGGCTCTATAGCTTTGATCTTCATCTACTGTAGTCTTTGTCCAAGCAAAAAATCGTATAAATAGAATCAAGGTACACGACAGAATCCCTGGTAGGTATGAGGGAAGTTTCCGAAAGAGATTGTCTTATAGCAGGGGATCGCAATCTTACCAGCTTCCCTATCGACAAAAATGTAATGGCTAACTAGTGTTAGTTTAGGTCACATGCAGGGGTTAACAGTAACTAGGTAAATGTACTTGAATACTATACTTAAGTAGGTTGTttgagtatctgtactttttGGTAATTTTCACACCAAAAACAATTATAGGGTCACTCTTCAAAACGGGTGCCATTTGTGTTTGCAACATTTGATAAGATGCATAAGGGAGAAAataatgtgttttttgtttgtcttatgTCAAAGCATGTATCTAATTCAAGGGTTCAGaatatgttttttgtgtgactatttttaatcacattaactTGTTTTGTCTATAACATACTGCTATACAATGTATTAGATTGGAGTCTATACTAATATATTACAAGGtctgttcaagttcaagtttatttatatagcacattatcATACAAAATGTCactcaatgagagagagagagagagagactaattaAGATGCTACATTTTTATACTACTATTATTTACACTGATACAAGGATCAGCATTAGCACCAATGTTTGCGAGTTAAAGTGAAAAATGAAACTCACGGTGTAGAGTTGCACgagctgggttttttttttttgtgtgtgtgtgttttcgcccCTTCATATTTTCTGCATAGCTCTGGGCTGTACGtatttttatgtttgttattGTTTAGTATTTAGATGAATGCACCACACTTGTTTCTAGTTTTTTCCAACTCCGCTGTCTCGGCGAGTCACGAGATGGAAATGATTACACAGCTGCTCCTGTGACGTAACGGGATTAGTCGAATGTAGGGCGTTCAGATTATTTGACGGCCAGTGAACATACCAACGAAACATTAGCAAGCTAATCAAGGATTCTACCCAAACATGGCACTGAATCGAAATCATTCGCAAAACGGGGGAGTTTTGATTAATAACGGCGAAAGGTAAAGGAAAACATTGCATATGTCGACAATCTAGAGTGTAACGTTACATGACAGGTTGTTCAAATAGCCTATCATTAGTTCTGAGTTTGGTTTCGTGTTAAGTTCGGGTAGCTATCTTATAGCTAACGTTAGGGATAAGAGGGTCTTACATGTTGGTAAGTAAGATGTATATCTGGGATTGTCGCACGCTATGACAGCCACAATATGGTCTAAAAACCAGACTTGACTTTGTAACCTAAAAGTGAAACGTAGCCTAGTGCTACTCTTCATTTGGCATGACTCCTGTCGCGGAACTGTTTCAGAAAGAAGAGGGCAACGTTAATCGAAGTAGACCTTGGTCAACATGATCGTAAAGTAAAACATGATGTTATTGATACATATTTATTACATTCAAAACACTACAAAATACCTAATAGCTTAAGTTCTCTAGAAATCAGCTAATATCAGCTAGCTTTGTTTACGCCGTTTGTAATCATTACTTCGTTTCATTGGTTCTTTggacagtctcgtgacgtctCCACTTGGGACGCTTCAACAACAAGTAGTCTGATTAGTTAATAAAACCAATGCCGAAACGAATACAGGAAGAGAACTTTGTTGTCTTTGTCACTCCAGTCTTCTCCTATGGTCTTCTCCCTTGAGCTTGGGTTTACTCACACACTTTTGCTCTGTCTTTAATTTTAACGACTAGTTCCACCTTATGCATTTGAGCTAAAGAAAAGATCGTGATTATTTAGGTTaatattgagatcacgattattCAAGGATTTTGGACATACCGGCCATTTTTATAAACGTTTAAATAACATTgaactgaaaaacaaataataataataattaaaacaaaacatattaTCTATACAACAGTTACCACTGTTAAAGTAAACGGGTGGGCTGATTCATAACCTATGTCCAAATAAGAAATCATTGCATGTCGATTATGTTAGAAAATGTAatgcatgtaaaaaaaaaacataattgacATTGGAATTCAATGTGGATTAAATGCACAATCCTAATTTATGTGTTCatatatgtgttgtgtttgcttCCCAGTGTCTTGAGAGAGTGCAAAAATGTGGAGTTGTCCTTCAGTGATGTAACATGCAAGACAGATGTATTCAAGGGAACCAAGAAGGGTTCTGTATACCTCACACCATACAGGGCAAGTTAATTCATTTATTGctgtgtttttctttgttttgtgaTGGCTACTTTTCCACCAGTcttttagcctgggtgtt from Alosa sapidissima isolate fAloSap1 chromosome 3, fAloSap1.pri, whole genome shotgun sequence carries:
- the rrp7a gene encoding ribosomal RNA-processing protein 7 homolog A, giving the protein MAVSKKKHASQPCVIPGGFTVLDLKFTKNSPAAHQLFVKEHKVRLEKTASRPLDRTLFVLNIPPYCTEDVISRLFSQFGPIQSVELKDKPGNPEPTEQKLSKYFTLTQKQGFSVGYIVYSKPSGVSAAKAHPQNVPLIVSTENHPVKTGLQKWIHQYSQSFVQPDTLQQAVDSFMNDYDRRKEEEAERKKKEAEQQEEDEEGWVKVTKGAKGARARPHSEVADKRALEKEGKKTKRKELLNFYSWQHRQSQRDHIAELRKKFEEDKQKIALLRAQRKFRPY